A region of the Nocardia nova SH22a genome:
CGCCTTCGTCGAACTTCCGGAGCAGCCGGGACGGGGGTTCTGGCTGATCACCGGATACGCCGCGGCCGAGGCGGCGTTGCGCGAGAAGCGGCTGGCGAACAGCCCGCGCGCACTCCTGTCCCCCGAACAGCGCGCGGCGCGGGCCCGGGCCGACATCCCCGGCTCCGCACCCACGATGCTGCTGTCCGATCCACCGGAGCACACGCGGCTGCGGCGGGCCGCGCAGCACGCGTTCACCTCCCGCTCGGTCACCGCCCTGCACCCCGTCGTGGTACGGCACGCCGAGCGACTACTGGACGATGCGGACAAGGCCGCCCGCGACGGTGACGGCAGCGTGGATCTTCTGCACGCCTACGCCTATCCGCTGTCGTTGACCGTGCTCGGCGAAATTCTGGGCTTCCCCGAGGCATGGCACCCCGGACTACGTGACCTCGCCGAGCGCGCGGCGACGGTCTCCACACCGCTGTCCGGGCCCGATCCCGTCCTGCGCGACCGGCTCGACCGCTACACCAGGGATCTCATCGATCTCAAACGCGAAGAACCCGGCGACGACCTGGTCAGCAGGCTGGTACACCCCGAATCCGGCAGGGACGCACTGTCCGACGACGAACTGGCGGCCATGATCGGCCTGCTCGTGGCCGCGGGCTTCGAGACATCGGCCAGCCTGATCG
Encoded here:
- a CDS encoding cytochrome P450 family protein encodes the protein MLDTSRPIVVDLLADDFHERAHTVYDRLRAHSPVAFVELPEQPGRGFWLITGYAAAEAALREKRLANSPRALLSPEQRAARARADIPGSAPTMLLSDPPEHTRLRRAAQHAFTSRSVTALHPVVVRHAERLLDDADKAARDGDGSVDLLHAYAYPLSLTVLGEILGFPEAWHPGLRDLAERAATVSTPLSGPDPVLRDRLDRYTRDLIDLKREEPGDDLVSRLVHPESGRDALSDDELAAMIGLLVAAGFETSASLIASATVSLLTHPPQWAALRDDPGLAAAAVEETMRYWGPVESATMRHATAPFDLGGRRIGTGDRVLVFPAAANRDPAHVTDPHRFDIHRKPRPHLGFSGGIHNCMGAALARTEVRVALTALVARWPQLRFGADPADLRWRSGMGLRGLQRLPVRP